DNA sequence from the Poecile atricapillus isolate bPoeAtr1 chromosome 4, bPoeAtr1.hap1, whole genome shotgun sequence genome:
CGCCGCCCTGGGAAGGGGGTCCCGGCTGTCTGGGGAAacctggggatttttttggctgGTGGGCTATGATTGTTTTTCTATCCCCCACCCCCCGCCCCTCTGACTTGTGCGGTGTCGTCGTCTTCCCTCCAAGTTCCCTCTTTACCTTTGCGGGGCGCGTTGAGCCGCAGCCGCAGGGCAGGTTCCCCTCCTGGCAGCCGGGCTCCCTCCTCCGGACGGGCTCGGGGGTCTCACCTGCCAAAATATCAACAACCATAAAGGAGGGAGGGGAACGCTGTCCTCCCATTCTCCCCACTCCCGTCACCGCGCCGGGATCACAAACCAGCCGGGCTGGTCCGGGagtgggcactgctggggttTCCCCCgagagaggatttggggagggaaaaggacGACCCACCCGCATCCTCAggagggccgggccgggccgggaaGGAGCGCGGGAGCTGCGCGGGCGCGGAGGGCCCCGCTGGAGGCCGTACTCACCCGGGCGGCCCCGGGGCTGCGCCTCCTGATCCGCGCTCGCCGCCCCGATCCATCGATTTGTTCCTGAAAAAACGCGGCGCAATCTTATAGCAGCTACGAGCAATTAATATTGCATTAaccctattaaaaaaaaaaaaaaaaaaaaaaaaaaaaaaaaaaaaaaaaaagaaaggggaaaaccCGCACCCCGGCAAAGCCATTTATTATTAACGCGAGGGTAATTGGAGACCCGAGACGCGGATGTGTGCGTATAGTGGGCCAAGGCTGGCAAACACAGGCGTGACAGTGTGGCGGGAAGGAAGGGGAGCCGAGGGTGGctaatatttaatttcaggTCTGTGGTTTTCTAATTCGAGATTAAAAGCAGTCACGTCTTTGAAGCCAGACACTTGGTGTAAATGTACAGTTAAAATATTCTATTCCACAGTCCCCAGACAGAGCTCTGCTACTCCCAGGcttcattaaattttaattatcatCCCAGACTGGAGCAAGGAAAGTGGGGGAAGACTGTCCACCTAATTGCAATTGATAAAGGCAAAGAAGCCGAGATATTTTTCCTCGCCGTGCACGCACAGcaattgtttttgttgttgttgttttaatgCGGGCGAAGCCCGGCGAGAGCAGCGTGAGCATCTCCGCCTATAGATCTGCTGTTTACAAAAGACGCACGTGAAGGAAAGCCGGGAAGTGATGTTGTCGATGGGTGTTGGGGGAGAAGGGGGGCTCCTGGAGGATCTGGCGAAAGATCAACGGAAGAGACGAGGACCCTCATTAGAGCTCGTCAGCTTATTGTCTCCCAAAACAAAGCGCGCTGGTGCTTCAGCCCTGCTCGGCCCGGGCAGCGGAGGGGCTGCCCTGGCGCCCGGCCCGGTTCTCCCGGATCCCGGGCACCTCTGCACCCCCACACACCCTTCAGCCCCCCGGCTCTTCCGTGCCTTTTCGTTTGTTAATCATCTGCAAGTGCAGGACCGGCATGTACTGGGAGAAGTCGGCTAATTGCCCCAGGTTTTTAATTTGGCAAACTAGAGAGCGATCTTTCTCCAGGCagtaaaaggtaaaaaataaaacccaccgCGTTTGCTTTCTAAGCAGCTTCCTATTATCACATCGCcacttaattttatttccattctcTCAAAGTTAAATAGAAAGCCCAGCTCACAGGGGAGCTGCCATGTGCCTACAGACTGGGGATGTCAAGCAGAGAGACTCACAGTGCAAAGTTAATTTCAATTCCCGAGGAGGATTTCACATTCTCGCTCGCTCTGACCCACAGTAATTAGCTGAGATAACTAATGATTACTTACTTATTCCTTGTAATTATCTGGATTTAATAATTCGCTGTGTAATTTATTAATTCACCCGTAATAGCCTTTAAGTGAATGGCTCATTTAAGAGGGCGCAGCGGCGGTTCAGGGGCTGTTCGCTGCTCGCTGCCTTCGCCTGCTCAaggtctgggggggctctgcCGCTTTCGGGGGCCGCCCGGGCCCTGCCCCCGCCGGGCTGCCGAACCCCGGCCCCCTGACGGCCgcttccctgctccctcctgccctaCCTCACCTTTTAGAACGAGCCCCCCGCCCGCGGAGGTTGCGCGGCAGCCCAGCCCACGGGGGAGGGGGCAGGGAGGCACTTCCCGCttggggggtcccggcgggGCGCGCAGGCTGCGCGGGACAGCGCCGCCCCCTCCCAAAAAGCTGCGAGCCCCGGCCGCGGGTGGAAGAGCAGGCAACCCACCCTGCGCGCCCGCGGGGCTGAGCCGTGCCGCCCGCGGGGCCACCGCGGTCACGGCAGCGACAGGGGGGGGAGGGCGGGGTGCGGACACCGGCGAGGACAGGGCGCCTGTGCCCGCCGGACCTCGGGACACCAGGCCCTGCCTCCGCGCCCGCGGAGCCGCCGGCACCCTCGGCGTGCCCGGGCGGCTttgaagctgcagctggagctggtggctgggcggaaatatgaatatttaatCGCGGTTCGTGTATGATCTCCCTCCCCCCTTCGCCCGCCGCCGTCGGGGTTTTTTTCCCGGCTTTTGTGAGCGACGCGCGGGGAAATTACTTCTCCCTCTTCAAATTTGGGGGTTATTTTCGCACCTTAGCCTGCGGGGCACCCTGGGCTCCCCCTCGCCGGGGGGGCACAGAGCGGCTGCGGGAGGGGGGACACCGCACGGCCCCATGTCCCCCCGCCCCGGGCACACCCGAGCCGCGGGAGCGGAGCTGTCCCTggtgctgccgccgctgccccggcgctgccccggccGCTCCCCGAGCGGGGCCGCTCCCCCCTGCCCGGAGGCGGCGCGGAGCTCGGGCAGGGGCTGCGGTGGAAAAACAAGAAGCAGCAAACGCGCTTTGCCAATAAAACGtaaaaatcctgttttcttttttttttaatgaaagacGATTTaacaacatttaaaaataacttagtACATTACTAGAATAAATAAATCTCctattaacaaaacaaaaacaacaaaatataaaaaaaaccaaaccaaaccaaacaaaacccaacgAAATCGGGTCATGTACAGAACTTAAGACTTCAAACAGTCTCGGATAGAACAGCGATACAGCGAAATCTGTAAGAATATATCTATATGTGCGTCAACGccaatgaaatatttacaataCATACAGGTACCCAACCGAGTACCCTCAGTTTATTGTTGTTCCaaaaagaaatgtaccaaacCGGTTGTGAATTTACAAGCAGTGCAGCCTCCCTCGCTCGCTCCCCTTCCctacaaattttaatttggctTTTCTACAAACAGACTTCCAAAAAGGGACATTCCTCCGTGGAAAAGCATTGCGATTAAAGGTAATAAataaccaaataaataaataaataaataaacaaccaatcggatagatagatagataaataaataaccgAGCCCAGGCTGAATACCGTCGCGATAGACCTTTGAAATCGAGAAAGACGGATATTGTGCTGGCAAGAAACCCGAAGCGACAATCCcaccaccccccacccccccccctaCGCGGCCACGTCCTTTCTCACTTCGGGAGCAGCGTGTGGTGGGGACAATGTGGGAATCCCCATTAAATATGTAACGCGGTAAACAAATACCTCGGACAGTGAATCAGGCTACACAAATAATGTAGGACATCTACTATAGGGTGCCGACGCCGTACGAATAAGAATACTCGCCAGAGAAATACCTTAGGTTCAGGTGACAATTTACAGATGGCCAAAAGGGAcattcagaagaagaaaagctcacGTTCATAAATCCTACCAACACAAAATATTTGATTCTCactaacaatttttttttttacttttatcaaGACTTAGATTAAAGAGGTGTAATTAATTAGAATGAGCACAAAATGAAGTTGCTAGAGagataaattaataatttacaaGGGGTTGTTTGGCAGTAATCTAATAATAGCTTTTGAAGACCAGTGAACACAGCAGGATCAGCTCTTTCCCTAAGCGTTATAacttcagagaaggaaaaggataaTAACCAcagtaaaaatatatatatatttatatatttataatacgCAGTGTAAATGCAGAAAAACCTGccatctgtttttttttaatcattattatcattattatttttattattattattattattattatttaaatcaaaatacTTTTGAGACGTCTCTCGCGGTGCGAAGCCTCAACTCTAGATTCAAGTTTGGGTCCCGAGAAAGCCATGGCATCGTGGCCACCCCGCTGCCACCCGGGCGAGGTCTGTTAGGAATAAAAACCAGCGGTACTTGCCGGGGCGGGTCCTGGCGCGGCTCCGCGGGGAAGTTCCCCCCGAAAGTTGGGCGCTGGGCGGGCGGCGGGGTGGGCTGgggttgtttggggttgttttcctcctttcctttttgttgttctCGTTGTTTATCGAATTTTCTGTCGGTGACGGTGGCGCTGATGCTGTCGGTGCTGCTCCGCGGCCGGCTCAGATGCCCGCCGAGTACTTCATGCGCTTCTGCTTCTGGCGCTGGTTGCAGAACCAGACGCGGACCACGTTCTTCTTGAGGTCCAGCTTCTCGGCGATGGCGGCGATCTTCTCGGAGGAGGGCCGGGGCTGCAGGGCGAAATAGGCCTCCAGCGAGCGCTTCTCGGGGGCGGCGATGGAGGTCCGCTTGCGCTTCTTCTCCGCGCCGCTGAAGAGCTCGGGCTTGGCCAGTTTCTCGCGGTGGGACTTCTCGGCCTCCTCCAACCACGCCTGCAGGATGGGTTTGAGGGCGATCATGTTGTTGTGGGAGAGGGTGAGGGACTCGAAGCGGCAGATGGTGCTCTGGCTGAGGGAGCCCACCCCCGGGATCTTCAGGTTGGCCAGCGCCGAGCCCACGTCGGCCTGGGTCACCCCCAGCTTGATGCGGCGCTGCTTGAAGCGCTCGGCAAAGGCCTCCAAGTCGCGGGGGTCGGCGTCCACGTCGCTCATGCAGCCCATGTGGGCCGGCAGCCCGTGGGCGTGGGCCATGCCCAGCGCCGCCGGGTGCATGGGGTTCATGCCGGCCATGTGCGGAGCGTGGCCCGGCGTGGAGACCACGGCGCCGTCGGGGGCCGCCATGGCCCCCAGCGCCAGCCCCGGCGTCAGGTGCTCCAAGAGTTCCCCCTCCAGCGCCTGGTGgggctggtggtggtggtggtggtggtggtgatggtggtggtgggtgcCCGACAGGGCGGACGGGTGGGAGATGGGcacggaggaggaggaggcggccgAGGTGCAGGGGATGGTGTTCATGGTGTGGTACGTGGCGTCCGGCTTGAAGGGGCTGTGGTGCGGcgggtggtggtggtggctcTTGCTCGGGGAGACGATGTCCACCGCTGCCAGGGCTTCGGCGCGGGCCAGCAGGCTCTCGTCCAGACCGCCGAATATATTGCTCTGCAATTGCAAATAGAAGGCACACATAACGCTCAGCAGGGAATTCGCCTCCCCGCGCACTCCGCCGTGCCACTAAAACCTTCCCAGCATGTTAAAAGAGAAatcctggagaagggaggggggtggggtggtgggggggggaggagaggagaggagaagaggGAGCGAGCGGGGCGAGGGAACGGGCGAGGCGCGCAGCCGCTCGCACAGAGGAgccgcggcgggcgggcgggcgggcggacggacggacggacggacacACGCACCAGCCGCACGCAGCATCCCAGGTCATAAAAATTAATACGAGCGGCAAGAGCCGCCGCATGCATAAGTTGGGCGAGCGCCCGGCGGCGCCGGGTGATTTGCTGCACGGCCATGAAAAAATTATCAGGCGGATCCGGGGGGCCGCCGAGGGGCTCCCCTTAAagcggggcggcgggcggcgggcacCTACCGGAGGGGCGGGCAGACAGGCCCGCCGCATCGCctccgcgccgccgccgctgccgccggggccggagcccgaGCTGGAGCcggagccgccgctgccgccggggccggagccggagccggagccgcgTCCGGCGGAGCCGCCGGTGCCGgtgctgctgggggagctggcggcgggggcggcggcgccggcggagggacagggagaggcGGTGTGCAGGGCCGAGTACTTGGTTTCGTGGaggccgccgccgctgccgccgccgtgGGAGAGGCCGAAAGGCTGCTTGCTGCTCAGAGACATCATCATGGTGctcgccgccgccgcggcccggcccgcccgcaGCCGGCCGCCGGAGGAGGGCaggggcgcggggccgggggcccGAACCCCCCGGAAAAGCCACAAGAACCCCGCGCCCCCACCCCcgaaaaattaaaaaaaaaaaaaaaaaatcccactcgCCCCCCAGCCGGCTGCCCGAGCCCCGCCGGGGACGAGAGGGAGAGGCGGCTCCGGCGAGCCGGGGATGCGCGGGGGATGCGCGGGGGATGCGCGGGGGATGCGCGGGATGCCTTCCCGCCCGCCTGCCCGCCCTCCGCCCGGGCGCTCGCCGCTgtccgccgccgcctccgctcCGGCGCCGGCCCTCGCCTCTCGCGAAGTGCCCTCCCCGCCGCCGCGCCGGTGGGTTTTactctctcccctccctcccctcccctctcgCCTGTCACTACAGCCCAACTCCTCGGGAAGGGCCCTCCGCGCCTGCCTCctcggccccggccccctcCTCCGCCGCTCCCTGCCCGCCCCCCGCCGCTCCCACGCCCACGCGTGCTCCCACACTCACCGCCGCGCCGCGCCCCATCGCCTCCcggaaaggggagggaaaaagccaaaaaggcgaaaaaaaaaaaaaagaagaagaaaaaaaggagggggaagcGACCACCCCACAGCTTCAAATCCACCTTCCAtgataagaaaaaagaaatttttaaaaaaggggggaaaaagtcCCGTCCGGGCTCAGCACGCACCTACAGCCGGTGTCACCTACAGCCAATGTCCCACCGCTGCTCTGGCACCGCTGCGGGGTgcccggggacagcgcggggaaAGGCCGGGAGCGGCGGCCAGGGGCTGCCCCCACCGGCGTCCCCCATCGGCGCGGAGCCGGAGGGATCCTCCTGCAAAAGCGCACCGCTATCCCGCCAATTTCCCACGCCTGTCTAgtaggaaaagaagaaaggaaaagtgggGGGGAAatgaaaagagacagaaaagaaatcGGGGAAAGTCAGTTTTCCTGGAGGTGGTCGGGTTTATTTCCATGAATTTCACTTTGCAGCAGAAAGGTTAAAATAAGTGCTTAGGTGTTTAATTTCTCACCTAAACAGCAGACTTggtaattttaaaggaaataaaaaaaaattacattgtaTCAGCTCTCACTGTCGCCAGCTCggagaaatgaaataaatcaaaGTTAAAAGCTTGAGTATCATTTAATTATGGTGTGAATAGCGCTTGGAAAGAAGTAGAACAACATCTCTAAACAAATTATGGCCGGGCCAGGAAGGAATTATTAGATTGAAATTTCATTTAGGCTCGGGAGACACGGCGCTTCAATATGTAATCTGTTATGCCTCATCTGATTTGTATGCTTAATTCAGCTTGACGAATTTATTAGTTTTcataatagtaaaaaaattgAGCAGCACTATGGGCTAATGCATTGTGTGTACTATAAATTGTATGTCACCGTTGAAAGGCTGAAGTCTATAGAAATCTTTTATTAATGACAACATAGGAAAGAGGATTTTCTTGCAAGCCTTTAAGGAGTTCATGCCAAACCTCCGCGCTTCGTGTCTCGGTAGGCTATTAACATATCGTCATACTAATTAGGCTACTTCATGAGTGATATAATTTCAAACTTTAAATTATGTTCTAATTAACAAGGGTTGTCCAATTTGCTTAATCTTCAAAAGGCTTTTGGCTTGTCTAATTAGTCTAAAAGCATCGAGTATCTCCAACGCCCAAGAAAGAGCCATCAATAATATTTTGCTCGTTTTGAGGCGATGGCGGGCCGAGCCCAGGCGGGGTGCGGCCCGCCCGTggcgggcagggctggcaggactGGCAGGGAGGCCTCTGTCCCCCGCCTCCCTCCGCCGGGGTCCCCGCAGCGCTCCCGGCCGCTCCTGCGCCCCCGCCTCCGCCTCCCCGGCAGCGGCCGCAGCTCTGCGCGCCTCGGCGCGGGCGTGCCGGGAGCTGCGCGGCAGAATGAGGGAAAGCTCCCGCTTCCCgggcaagaaaaaaacaaaaaaggggaaataaaaaaggaaaaaaaaaaaaaaaaaaaaggaggggaggaaaaagaagagaataCCTCGTTGGCACGGGGAGGTCCGAGGGCAGCCAGCCTGCCGGGTGCGCGGAACCGGGGAAGAGGCTCTGCCCGCCCGGCTCTCCGGCTCAACTTTGGCGGAGAGAAATGCGA
Encoded proteins:
- the POU4F2 gene encoding POU domain, class 4, transcription factor 2, with translation MMMSLSSKQPFGLSHGGGSGGGLHETKYSALHTASPCPSAGAAAPAASSPSSTGTGGSAGRGSGSGSGPGGSGGSGSSSGSGPGGSGGGAEAMRRACLPAPPSNIFGGLDESLLARAEALAAVDIVSPSKSHHHHPPHHSPFKPDATYHTMNTIPCTSAASSSSVPISHPSALSGTHHHHHHHHHHHHQPHQALEGELLEHLTPGLALGAMAAPDGAVVSTPGHAPHMAGMNPMHPAALGMAHAHGLPAHMGCMSDVDADPRDLEAFAERFKQRRIKLGVTQADVGSALANLKIPGVGSLSQSTICRFESLTLSHNNMIALKPILQAWLEEAEKSHREKLAKPELFSGAEKKRKRTSIAAPEKRSLEAYFALQPRPSSEKIAAIAEKLDLKKNVVRVWFCNQRQKQKRMKYSAGI